gtgtggacaggtgtcttttatacaggtaacgagttcaaacaggtgcagttaatacaggtaatgagtggagaacaggagggcttcttaaagaaaaactaacaggtctgtgagagccggaattcttactggttggtaggtgatcaaatacttatgtcatgcaataaaatgcaaattaattacttaaaaatcatacaatgtgattttctggatttttgttttagattccgtctctcacagttgaagtgtacctatgataaaaatgacagacctctacatgctttgtaagtaggaaaacctgcaaaatcggcagtgtatcaaatacttgttctccccactgtaggttctTGGAATTGTGTTTGGTAGATTGGGCTAACGTCTCTCTGTCTGAGTGCTTAGCCCTATACAAGATAAAGTTGTATTACCGTATCTTTCCCACCATCTCTGGGTTAagtcaatgcacacacacacacaaacacacatacaacacacacacacacgcacacacaaatagTCTTATTTTCAATGTGAAGAAAAAACTGCTTGGGTCAACACATTCATTAGTTTAATGAGTTCAATTGTATTTTGGTTGACTAGGTCTTATAGGGGCCATTTTCACATGCTCCCTGACACTGAGTAACTCAGTGTCTCAGTCTGGGTTGTAAATCAGGATGGAACCCTTTATCACACAGTGAATCATTACCTGTTGTTGGAACAGACTGAGTACAGTGGCAACAACACACTGTCTCACATCACACCTATTCGACcatgccctccctcctcctccctccttattattgttgtagtgtgtgtgtgtgtgtgtgtgtgtgtgtgtgtgtgtgtgtgtgtgtgtgtgtgtgtgtgtgtgtgtgtgtgtgtgtgtgtgtgtgtgtgtgtgtgtgtgtgtgtgtgtgtgtgtgtgtgtgtgtgtgtgtgtgtgtgtgtgtgtgtgtgtgtgtgttttcacacaTCTCGATCATTGGTGTTTATTGGCGCTTCTGGAAGAGTAATGGATATCTCTCCtccagcacacacacgcacacgcacacgcacacgcacacgcacacaccacacgTCTGGTTGATATTGTCCTGCCTCTGAGCCTAATCAAAGGTAAACACCCATTTAGACTGTTCTTATCTCATATAGTAAGCCAGATCTAATCCCAGTCACACTATGTCTTTAAAGAACATAGGTAgcatctctctacacacacaggcagactgaTGAATTAAAGTGTGTTATTTTATTAGATTAGTGTGTCTGCTGCATGTGAAAATTCCCTCACATGACAAAGACCTGGCCCCAACCCAAACACAATACTACTCAACCTTAACTCCACCACCTTTCTGCTTCAATCGTTCATTCGAGttcttgggactataaggttccaTCTGCAAAAAGATGgttctgagataattggcttgAAAGTTctgaaccctcattggtttgaatgatGTCAGTTATTTTATCTTATATTATTttgagaacattgaacagaacaaggctataTCAATAACTCCATTTTGACAAAAataccttatagtcccaagctctcgcCGAATTCTTGGACATGATAACGGGAGAATAAAATACACTGATTCTTACATCATCCTTGTTAAACATCACGTAACACGACAAGATACCACGTTTGATGTATATGTAAATAAACGTTGCATTTAATATTACTCTAGTTCTAGGTCAACATGTGCAATTTGAGTTGACGTGGCTTTAATATTGTATATAGCTTATCAAACACTTAAAGCCAAATGCAGGCTACATAGAAAAGTCTTCAGAGGTTGCATATCTAGGTAACAGAATGCTTTCTGTGTCCCCTCAGACAGGGGCTCTGCTTTTCTACACTGGGTCTGCTACGCTGGGTCTTTGAGCACAAATGCGGGAAGTGCAGCATAAAGGAATAAGGGAAGCATGTATCACTTCGGAACCCAACCACACCACCCGAGAGTCTCAGTAGTGAATTGAAAATAATAACATTACGAACAGATGCAGTAATCAAATTTCTACCCTTTCAAACTTGGAATGCTGGAGCTGTGAGTAACCCAACTCTGGATTTAGTCTGCGGATGTGGGTtgtatcaaatggcaccctattccctatacagtgcactacttttggccaggtcCTGTAGGGcattggtcaaaagtagcgcactataaagggaatcgggtgccatttgggatgaaaacCTGGGCCAGGGTGGTGAGGGTCCAGTTGGTGGATGGAGGGAACACACATAGCCCCCATCTCCATGTTAATTAATATGTGTTCAGCAGTAATACCCTATCCCAGTGTAAGTGATTCTGATAGTCATCTGCTCGCTCTCTGCTAGTTTGTTTCATAATGGTCCGTTCAGAAACCAAACACCTGTTGTCAGCCTTTAAACACTCTGCAATAAGAGGTTTTGTTTTTAGTTCTGCATTCAATACTAATAGATACTAAAGGACCGTGCCAGGGGTAGGCTATATGGCTAAGGCAGGCGAGCCATTGGCTATTTATAAACATATTATTACACCTTTAATATGTTTTGTAAAAATACATTGATTTATCCAATGTTTGTCACATTAACATATAATGTTCATTAATGTATTGCCTAAACAAAGCTCGACACTAATCAGGGTAGCTTATGTCGAAAAACTGAATTGTCATGAAACAAAGTAGCAATTGTTTATTGCAGTAGGCTGTAAGTTCATTTAAGCAAACTACACCATCACTTTACAAAGAGTAAACTGGACTGGACTAGTTGGAAGCAGGGGGTACGTGGTGCTCTGCCAGTGTTTTACAAACTGTGGTGCTTGTTCTTGGCGTTCACGCAATTACCTCCCCTGCGTGAGCCCTATACAACCGCTAAACAAAACATCAGCACCTCAATTAATCAATAAATACCCCTTTCTCACAGACAGACAACCCCCTGGGCAGCCCTCTCATGCGCAAATGAACCTGCTGAAGAAGGGCTCCCATTTCATTCTGGGTCGTGGTGGTATTTGAATTCTTTTGAACACAGTATTTTTATCAGTGTCAATCGTGATTTTTTTTAAAACTGAAAATCGACAAAGGTATAAAATGAAAATACCGTGTGCATTAAAGGTGCATTTTCACTTTTAGTGTGGCTACTGGCTACTTTTCATTCTAGCTTCATACAaattacagtagcctatataaatGTGATCAATATTGTGTTATTACTGTGTtactattatggtgtttctattctacATCTGGTAAACCTATTCAATAATCACCTCCCTTTACTCCTTGTGTTACACGAACACTCCATCGCATATATAATGGAATTGGTCAAAAATTACCGTAGGCAACTGAAAAACAAACTACGGCTATTAAACAAAACGCTCGAAGAAAACTTGATTGACTTATCCCAAAGTCCCGCCCCTGCTGTCTGATTTGTCAACGGAGCATGGGGGAAGGACTTCACGTCTCCAATATAAATACTGAACGTGGCGTCTGTGGCACCACGAATTGTATGGGcaatagaacatagaacacacacaacGAATGTAGCCACTGCTTTTCGAGAAACAGTAGCCACGAATTTTAAACTTCTATAATTGTTTTAAACGGAGCATGCAAACCAATTGAGGGGAAAGAGGCCTGGTCGAGGATAAGCTACAGGATAACCATAGCACTTTTTTTTACAAGGAAATAAAGACGGGTGTTCTGCATCTCTCGCTTCTCCTCAGTCCTCAGCCATCTTGACTGCTCCTGCTCGCCTGAAGGCTATATTTTCTCCTCCCGCTCCTCCTCTGAAAGTATACACGGTTTGCAAATTGCTTGCAACTCCGTGCCAAAAGAGTAAGCGAGATGGGTTCACTGTACACGATCTAATTGGACTGCGCTCTGGTTCTGGCAAGAGACAGGAGCAAGCAGAGGAGGACTACTGTACTGCTGTTTTATCAACAGAGGAGAGGGATCCGATAAAGGATGGAGTGCTACCTGTTGGGGATATACCTGCTTCTCGCACTTGCTATTTTACCGAGATCCAGCGGCACCACGGCGAAGGAGATCACCTGCCAAGAGATTGCCGTGCCTCTGTGCAAGGGGATCGGCTACAACTATACCTACATGCCCAACCAGTTCAATCACGACACCCAGGACGAGGCGGGTTTGGAGGTACACCAGTTCTGGCCTCTGGTTGAAATCCAGTGCTCGCCGGACCTCAAGTTCTTTCTTTGCAGCATGTACACTCCTATTTGCCTAGAGGACTATAAGAAACCACTGCCACCGTGCCGGAGCGTCTGCGAGAGAGCGAAGGCAGGCTGCGCGCCTCTTATGAGGCAGTATGGTTTTCCCTGGCCAGACAGAATGAAATGTGACTCGCTACCGGTTCAAGGCAATCCGGAGATGTTATGCATGGACTACAATAGGACTCACTCGACCACAGTTTCACCGGTCCTTTCTAAGCCCACCAACTATCCGGGTAAGACGTTTAACCCTAATAAAAACAACAAAGGACATAATCGACCCGGTGTTCCCGGTAAATACAAACCGCCGGCTCCCTGCGAGCCGCAGTGCAAGTGTCTTTCGCCCATGGTCCCGGTAAACACTGACCGGCATCACCTCTACAACCGGGTGAAGACCGGGCAGCTTTTAAACTGCGCCATGCCCTGCCATAACCCCTATTTTACGCAAGACGAGAGAACGTTTACCGCGTTCTGGATAGGTCTGTGGTCCGTGTTATGCTTTGTGTCCACGTTCGCAACGGTTGCCACTTTTCTCATAGACATGGAGCGGTTCAAGTACCCAGAGAGACCCATTATTTTCCTCTCCGCCTGTTACATGTTTGTTTCCATCGGGTATATCGTCAGACTAATCGCTGGACACGAAAAGGTGGCCTGCAACCGGGAGTATGACGTGGAACACATTCACTATGAGACCACTGGCCCTGCACTCTGTACTGTTGTGTTTCTTTTGATTTATTTCTTCGGCATGGCCAGTTCTATCTGGTGGGTCATTCTCTCTTTGACATGGTTCCTGGCTGCTGGGATGAAATGGGGAAACGAAGCCATAGCCAGCTACTCCCAATATTTTCACCTGGCTGCTTGGCTTATCCCTAGTATGAAATCTATTGCTGTTTTGGCCCTCAGCTCTGTGGACGGGGACTCAGTGGCTGGAATCTGTTACGTTGGTAATCAAAACTTGGACAATCTGAGAGGGTTCGTGTTGGCCCCCCTGGTCATATATTTATTTATCGGCACTATGTTCCTCCTGGCCGGGTTTGTGTCCCTGTTCAGGATACGCAGCGTCATCAAACAGGGTGGCACCAAAACAGACAAGCTGGAGAAGTTGATGATAAGGATAGGGATATTCACAGTGTTGTACACCGTACCTGCCACTATTATAGTGGCCTGTTACTTCTATGAGCAGCACAACAGACAGAGTTGGGAGATAACCCACAACTGCTCCTGTTTGTTGGAGCATGAACTGAACAAGCCGGACTATGCTGTCTTCATGTTAAAGTACTTTATGTGCCTTCTGGTGGGCATCACGTCCGGCGTGTGGATATGGTCGGGGAAGACCCTGGAATCATGGAGGACCTTCTGCACGCGCTGCTGTTGGGGTAGCAAAGGCACCAGTGGCTCAATGTATAGTGACGTGAGCACAGGACTAACCTGGAGATCGGGTACCGCCAGCTCTGTATCTTGCCCAAAGCAAATGCCATTGTCACAGGTTTGAAAAGAAACCCATGGATGGACTAATGGACTAATTGTTCCGGAGCTTGGCTAGCACTCTTTTAATACCAGTTAGCATTTTAACATACTGTTGAAGAACTGGTTATAACATTGTAACCTACCTGGCATTAACAAGGGTTCATTCCTACCCATTCATATGTATAGAACGCGCAGACTGACATTTCTGGGCGCATGGGTATTATGTGTTCTTTCATTTTACGCAAAGAAACATTTAGTTCATAACCCTATAAGGACTGATTGATAACCTTAACACAGTGCCAGTCAGATATAATTGTATAAATCAATCAGAACAATATCAAAGATGGTTTAAATTAAGCCTTAATAGTGCCCAAATATTATACGTGtcattttttttaattataaaGATGTATTTATATAATGGTTATGTACAAACTTGTAAATTCTGTATAAAAGAAAATGTATAAGCTATTGTAAATGTGTATAAAGTGTAGAAGATGtctctttgtaaaaaaaaaagcaaatatgacttttattttgacaataaaaataaacattttgataAATGTAAAACTTCCGTGTAACTTTTCTAAAGCTATTTGATTCTGCTACAAATCACTCCCTACTGGTACTCGGTATTTGGTGGTTCCTTgcggtcagtcagtcaccatgtTGAAGACCGCTGTAATAGATGCTTTTGTGAATCTGAGCAGCAAAGAGAACCCTTTTAACCATCGGCCTCGTAATTAGAGGCAGGGGTTGAGTTGAAGCATCCCCTCTCTATAATGGTTCAACCTCTTCACATGCTTGCATAGGCCCGCTACTTAATTGATTAAAAGAGGACCAAGTTGAATAGAGTTTAAATGTAGGGAATGGGTTCTTTTCATCTGTCGGAGACTTTGATCTCACTTTTTAATGGCAGAGAATAAAGGTGACATGTAGTTAGAAGTGTCCGTTAGATGCGCCAAGGATCCCCTAATGTCCAATTTGCGCGGCTGTTGTTGCTTTGATGGACGCCGTTATTGAATTAAAAGAACTTTAGGGCTCCTTTCTCGCTTTGGTTTGTCAGAGCAGAGCTGCTGAAGCTGCAACTCTTCCCATTTTAAAAAGCTGAATCAAAACATCTCTGCCTCAACTCTCTATGTAGCCTATTATTAAGACCGTAGGGTTTTGACATGATATTGAAATGGCAGTGAATGCTCCACAGCTGGTCTGTTCACATCATGTCACATCTTAGGACGCCCCGGGACAGACGTTTTTGCAGCAAATGTATCTTTGTGTCCAAGTAACCCCAATGCATTGGCATAAGATGATACAATATAACCCCACATAAAATAAGCACATTTTTTTCAGCAAAATGTCAAATGTGACTGTGATCCTCTGATATTTTAGGTATTTTTCAAGGCTCTTATATGTTTTGTGGCCGGGCTAAGCGTTAGTTGGATGAAGATCCATGCAATGGACAGAGATGTCAATTGAGAGTGTTTTAAAGCTAGCTAGAGTCAAAACACTGGACCTAAATGAGGTGTGTCCATAACAGAATGTCTGGAATGAAGATAGGCCTATTAACTAACAACTAAGcctacagctataacactattatTACAAAGTTATGACACTTTTTGTTTTCATTTACCGGGATCTATGCTCTGACCTGGAGCTTCAACTATCAGTTTTGAGGAAACAATTATTCATTTGTGTTACTATTAACTTTACGCACATGAAGTTGGCCAAACTTATCCTGCAAAGGTAACTTAGGTCTATACAGTTTAATTTAAAAACCACTCCTTGTTGACGCAGACATGATTTCATACTCCCACCTAGTGGTAAAAAGAAAGCTGTGCATCTGATTTCCTCTTAACACGTACGTCTATTGAGCAAGCGGGCGGTTCAGGGCAATGGGGCAAGCCCTGGCTTGGCTGATTGTCACAAGATGTAATTATCGGAGAGCCGTCTGTTTCTTAAGAGGATCGTAACCCAAATCTGGGGATGTTATCTAAGAAAGTAAAACCTGAACCCTGCGACTCCCTGGGAGTGTCGTTAAGATGAGCTTCACATCGTAATcagaagtgactccaaaatgccAAATGGCTGTCCACTCTGGCCTTATGAACCGCACACACTGGGCTCTGGTTGCTGAAAGCCACATTTCGGATTCCATATAGTTCCCTTTTGTTTTCTGAGATGACACTTTTCGTCACACAATGGATTGCTACCTGAATCCATTTCAAATCTGTATTTATTAAAGCATGCATGTGTTTTTGGTGGAAATAACCTTTGTGTTCTACTCAGAATAATAGgcacatttatttgtattttatttcacctttatttaaccaggtaggcccgttgagaacaagttctcatttacaaatgcgacctggccaagataaagcatagcagtgcaacacaagcaacaacacagagttacacatgggataaacaaacatacagtcaataacacaatagaagaaaatctatatacagtgtgtaaaTAGCCTACAATGTATCACCACTGTGGTATCAGACAGAGAAGAAGGTAGCTAGCCTATCCTTCCACCTAATATCAACCATTAACAGAGTGAAATCCTCACCAACAAGATTACAGATCTCATCTTGAATCCTCTAGCTTTGTGCAGTGAGGCAAGAAACAACCTCCCATTGCATTGCAGCGATTGACTTGTCTGATTTCCTAATCAGTGGCTGCAGTGAGGCGAAGCATTCGTAGCCTTTATGTTGTTCCTTTCTCTGCCGTACGTGTTAAGAGATGCATGCATTCTGACATGGCTAGGCCATTAAATATTAATCACAGTGTTTGATGAAGGAGCAACACAGAGGACTGCAGAGGGTCAGAGCCAGGTTATGCTTATTAAACGCCATCGATCTTTAGCGCAagcatgcgcacgcacacacacacacacacacacagccttttcATCTCCTAGTGCGTGAGGGGAGATGTGGAGTGGAGTAGACCTATACATTAGTACAAAGCCTTAGTGAGGATGGAGGACACACAGCAACTCTGACACCAACCTCAGATCATTTGCTAGCCAGAAATCAAAACTGATCTCTTGGCTATAATCAGTCTATATGTCACCAACCCCAATCAACACGTTGTGGTGTGCGAAAATCACAAAAGAGTAAAAGGGACACAAATGTAATTAGGTATTGGATTAATATTTCAACACGGTGATCTGTGACTATACCACAGCTTTGTTGAATACTcatttggatatttttttttttattattatatattttttggtcatttagcaaacACTCTTATCCTGAGCGACAGatatttcacctagtcggctcagggatttgaaccagcaaccgttcggttactggctcaatgctcttaaccgctaggctacctgccgccctgtccCTTCCATTTACAGTGAAGACGACAACATTTACAACATAATAAAAAGACCCCACAGCTGTGTATCCGAGTGTATGACTACATCTACTGTATGAGATAGAGCATGCCCTGACCCTAGTGCTCTGTGACTTGCTCATATAGAATGGGAGGGTTCATGACCCCTAGACTGGTTTTATGTTCATATTCCCAACAGGCCTGTTTAAAACGCAGATGTTGAGAAATAAAGAGCTCAGCGACATCTGTGTTCTCTCAGATTTTGGAGTTATACCACGAGGGAAATAAACGTCACAGAAACTGTTACAGTTGGGCTTGGGATTAAAGTTGCTTTATGATTTTGAAAAATACTAGAAGACAGGCTTCCCCGATTCCTGACTCTACCACCTGCCACACCCAGTTTGTTTTCCCAAATGGGAAATTCTATCGTTGTGAAATATCATTTCTTCAAAGTATCCTCTGATCCAATTAAGCGATTTAAACTTCAAAGACCACTTGACAAGTGGTCTGACCGTCTGCCAGTCCAATTAAGAAGTTTGTCGTTACAGTACCTCTCTAACTTAAGGACAGGTGTCAACAGAGCCAGAACTGTTATTGTGTGTGACAAAGATGTCATGTTAGCATGACAACAATGACCCTGCAGAGGGAGAATGGTCTGTACAACATCCTGCCTCTCAAGAGTTCCCATGCAACCCCCTTGTCCCCCACACGGCAAGGAGGAACACAGCTCTCCTTTCCCTCGGTCCCCctgtgactgacacacacacaaaaggaaaAGTTCTCCTTTTATCTAAAGGACTGAGCTATTTCCCAGACGTTCTTCCACAAAGGACAGTTTATAGTCGGACCACTATGATATTCAGGAGGGGAGACTTGCTACATGGAGAATACATCTCATACCATCTTGCAGGGGAATGCCTAACTGTGAACAGACTGTATGGCCAAGTactcatatatacagtaccagtcaaaagtttggacacagtttggacacacctactcattcaaatatatatatattttttttactattttctacattgtagaataatagtgaagacatcagagctacaaaataacacatatggaatcatgtagtaaccaaaaaagaagATTGTCCTATTTGGTAagataccaagtccatattatggcaagagcagctcaaataagcaaagaaaaacgaccgcatcatttgtatttgtatttattatggaaccccattagctgctgctactcttcctggacagtttatacaattttaaaaacattacaatacattagcAGATTTCActacacactgtgtgccctcaggcccctattccaccactaacacatatctacagtactaaatccatgtgtatgtatagtgcgtatgttatcgtgtgtgtgtgtgtgtgtgtgtgtgtgtatgcatgtgtctgtgccaatgtttgtgttgcttcacagtccccgctgttccataaggtgttttttaatcagttttgtaaatctaattttactgctggcatgagttacttgatgtgtaatagagttccatgtagtcatagctctatgtagtactgtgtgcctctcatagtctgttctggacatggggactgtaaagagacctcttgtggcatgtcttgtggggtatgcacgggtgtccgagctgtgtgccagtagttcagacagacagCTCCGTGCATTCAACATGCCAagacctctcataaataaaagtttCAGCCAGGAgtgattgacatgcatattattaatattagctctctgtgtacatccaagggccagccatgctgccctattctgagacaattgcaattttcctaagtccttttttttggcacctgaccacacgactgaacagtagtcaaggtgcgacaaaactagggcctgtgggacctgccttgttgatagtgttgttaagaaggtagaacatcgctttattatagacagacttctccccatcttagctactactgcatcaatatgttttgaccatgacagtttacaatctagggttactccaagcagtttagtcatctcaacttgctcaatttccacattatttcttATAAGATTTAGTTGagatttagggtttagtgagtgttttgttccaaatacaatgcttttagttttagaaatatttagggctaacttattccttgccacccactctgaaactaactgcagctctttgttgagtgttgcagtaatttcagtcactgtagtagctgacgtgtatagtgttaagttatccacatacatagacactctggctttactcaaagttaatggcatgtcgttagtaaaaattgaaaaaagcaaggggcttaaacagctaccctggggaattccttattctaactggattatatttgagaggcttccattaaagaacaccttgttctgttagacaagtaactctttttCCActtt
This region of Salvelinus alpinus chromosome 8, SLU_Salpinus.1, whole genome shotgun sequence genomic DNA includes:
- the fzd8a gene encoding frizzled-8a; this translates as MECYLLGIYLLLALAILPRSSGTTAKEITCQEIAVPLCKGIGYNYTYMPNQFNHDTQDEAGLEVHQFWPLVEIQCSPDLKFFLCSMYTPICLEDYKKPLPPCRSVCERAKAGCAPLMRQYGFPWPDRMKCDSLPVQGNPEMLCMDYNRTHSTTVSPVLSKPTNYPGKTFNPNKNNKGHNRPGVPGKYKPPAPCEPQCKCLSPMVPVNTDRHHLYNRVKTGQLLNCAMPCHNPYFTQDERTFTAFWIGLWSVLCFVSTFATVATFLIDMERFKYPERPIIFLSACYMFVSIGYIVRLIAGHEKVACNREYDVEHIHYETTGPALCTVVFLLIYFFGMASSIWWVILSLTWFLAAGMKWGNEAIASYSQYFHLAAWLIPSMKSIAVLALSSVDGDSVAGICYVGNQNLDNLRGFVLAPLVIYLFIGTMFLLAGFVSLFRIRSVIKQGGTKTDKLEKLMIRIGIFTVLYTVPATIIVACYFYEQHNRQSWEITHNCSCLLEHELNKPDYAVFMLKYFMCLLVGITSGVWIWSGKTLESWRTFCTRCCWGSKGTSGSMYSDVSTGLTWRSGTASSVSCPKQMPLSQV